The window GCACGCGTTGTCCAGCAAAGGATATGTGGTAACTGGTGTCGACTACGTTGACACATTCGTCGAAGAGGCCAGAGCGGCTGTTACCGAGGATTGCAAAGGGAGGTCGGAATTTGTTATTGGTGAGTGCCGTGATATCCGCCTGGAAAGACGTTTTGACGCCGTTGTCTGCTTATATGATGTCATCGGGACGTATGTTGACGACTTTGACAACGCGAAGATCCTGGCAACCATCGTTTCGCACCTCAAGCCGGGCGGAATCGCTCTGCTGTCGGTGATGAATCTTGGGCTCACGAAGCGGCGTGCACAGAACCATTTTTCGCTAGAGTCACAGCCCGACCGGTTACTAAGTCTGCAACCGAGCAAAGTTATGGAAGCCACGGGCGATGTGTTCGATCCGCGGTTTTTCATGATTGATACGGACACTGGCGTAGTCTATCGAAAAGAGCAGTTCGCTCAAGGCAGCGAGCTCCCTGTAGAACTAATCGTCCGCGATCGCAGGTTCGAACAGGAGGAAATCGAGAAACTTTGCACGGACGCTGGTCTAGAAGTAATCTGGTCTCGTTTTGTCCGAGCAGGCGCGTGGCAATTTGGATTGGATCGATCAGACGATCACGCGAAGGAAATTCTCGTACTTTGTCGACGGCCGGCGTAGTATTGGCGCTACTCGAAGATTGTGGATTCCGCTCGAATCTAAAGCACAATTGAGAACACATTCAGCCGAAGACTGAAGCGATCGCCTGCTGCGTTACGCTTGGATACAGATGCCTATAGCGTCTTCTCTGCTGCTCCGTTTGGTGTCCTGAAAACTCGTCGATTATTCGTTGATCAACTCCCTTGCAAGCCAAAGCCGAAATAAAGCTGTGCCGAAGGGCATGAGCGCCCTTCAGTTTCTCCCACTTTGTTCCGGCGAGAGCGGCCTTGAAATGGTCGTGGAACTCGTCTTTGGTCAAAGGTCCAACCGCTGGCATCACTCGCTCGCGTACGGTCGCCAGGCGCGCGGCGGCCGTCTTGGGCCGAATCTTCGATACATGTCCGGTTGTCCTGCTCCGCTTCTTGCTTCGAGTGACTTCGGATTGATGGCAGAACAGGGCATCGCCTCCTGGATGCTTGCTGAGCCATTCAGCTAGGACTGACTTGAGAGACGCCGAAATTGGCAGCCGGCGCGTCGTCTTCCGGTCATGGGCCTTTTTTCTCTCGTGGATCGTTATCCAGCCATTCTTCAGGTCAACATCCGCTTTCCGGGCACGAACGATCTCCGATCGCCTGGCACCAGTGTGCGCGGCAAAGCAGATCATCGGATACACGAACGGCGTAGGGTGGTTCTTGACGTGCTTCAGCAGAGACTCAATCTCCTCGACGGGAAGATAAACGGCCTCCCAATACTTGTCTGCTTCCGGTCCTTTCATCTCCTCGGTCAATGCTTCGACTTCTGCGAAGGACATGAAGCACGGCTTGTCTTCAGCCTTCGGATATTTCAGGCCGCGGCTAGGGAAGGGGCCGTCAACAATCTTGGCTGCGAGCCCCCAGTTCCAGACTGTCCGAAGGGTGACGATCTCCTTTTTGATCGTTGCGGGACTGAGGTTGCCATTCTTACCTTTTGCGGTTGCGCGTTTCGTGACGTAACCCTGCAGATGCTCTAGCGACGTTGTCTTCAGGAGGAAGGACGAACGAAGGATCTTCTCCAGGTGCTTCCGATGGATTTTCATCCCGCTGATCGTCGACTCCTCCATGCTACCCGGCGTGATGGCGTTGAAGTACGCGTCGAAGAGCCCCTTCAGCGTCGCCTGAGCAGAAACGGCGAGCGGTTCGGAGACTCGGCCATCCGAAAGCAGAAACGTGACCAGATCGGCGTTTTCGGGAACCACGAGCCGGCCACGTTCGATGTCCTGAATGTTCTCTTCCAGGCGCGCAGTGAGGCTATCCGCAGTCTTCTGATTGTCGGTTTTGAGCGACCGCTTGAATCGCTGCTGGCCAACACGAAATGAGACGAAGTAAATCCCCGATGGAGCGCGTTCGTTCCAAGCCATGACTGAATCTCCGTAGGAAAAAATCTACGGACGAAACAGCCGAATTTTTAGCGACGCAAACTAAGTGCAAAATCAGTGTTGCCCCCGATTTGCCCCCGATTCACCGAGCGTGGCACACGGGGCCAAAAGCTCGGCAGGCGAGAAAATGCCTGAAAATAAGAAGTACCAGAGGCCGGACTTGAACCGGCACGCCCTTGCGGGCACAGGATTTTGAATCCAGCGTGTCTGCCATTCCACCACTCTGGCTCAGCGGGCGAACGCCCGGCTGAAGCTTGCGCTGATTTGGCTTGTTGGCCAAGTTGTAGCGCGAAGGGGCAAGTTTAATCGAAGCGGGCGACGGTTGCCAGACTAGTGATCGTTTTCGTGTTGATTCATTTTGTTTTGAGCGGCCAACAGGCGGCGGACTGTTGACGCTTTAGCGCGGGGAATTCTAAAATCGGCGGCAAGCGTCGATCTGCGCGTCGACTCCTCCTTCCTACCTACCTCAGCCGCTGCCCGTCGAGATTTTTACATCATGTTTCATTTGTCGGCGAACAATGGACCGGCGGCCGGCAAGAAATATGATCTGCGCGTCGAGCGGACCGTGATGGGCCGTCATCCCGAATGCCAGATCGTGATCGACGTCGGCGCCGTCAGCCGGCAGCATGCCGTGGTGGTTCGCGAGGGGAATGACTATTACCTCGAGGATCTGAAAAGCCGCAACGGCACGTTTATCAACGAAGAGCAGAACAAGGTCGAAGGCCGACGGCTGCTCAAGCCGGGCGATGTCGTGCGCGTGTGCGAAGTGTCGTTCACTTTTCACGACGACAAACCGCCACCGCCGATGCCGTTCACGCCCGGGGGCAAGCTGAAGTCGCCCACCGAGGGTCAGGGCCTCGGCACGATGATGGTCGACGACGAAGGGGGGCAGTCGAACTCGACGATCATGTCGAAGCTCGACGTCAGCACTTCCAGCCGCGGCTCGATGCACATCGCCGCGAGTGCCGAAGTGAAGTTGGCGGCGTTCGTTGAAATTTCGCAGAGCCTGGGCAAAGCGCTCGCGCTCGACGACGTGTTACCGCAGCTGCTCAAGAGCTTGTTCAAGATTTTCGTGCAAGCCGATCGCGGGTTCATCGTGCTCGAGCAGGGTGGCCAGCTCATTCCACGCTGGGTGCGATTGCGGCGTGAGGAAGCCAACGATTCGCTGCGCATCAGTCGCACGATCGTGCGGCA is drawn from Anatilimnocola floriformis and contains these coding sequences:
- a CDS encoding tyrosine-type recombinase/integrase produces the protein MAWNERAPSGIYFVSFRVGQQRFKRSLKTDNQKTADSLTARLEENIQDIERGRLVVPENADLVTFLLSDGRVSEPLAVSAQATLKGLFDAYFNAITPGSMEESTISGMKIHRKHLEKILRSSFLLKTTSLEHLQGYVTKRATAKGKNGNLSPATIKKEIVTLRTVWNWGLAAKIVDGPFPSRGLKYPKAEDKPCFMSFAEVEALTEEMKGPEADKYWEAVYLPVEEIESLLKHVKNHPTPFVYPMICFAAHTGARRSEIVRARKADVDLKNGWITIHERKKAHDRKTTRRLPISASLKSVLAEWLSKHPGGDALFCHQSEVTRSKKRSRTTGHVSKIRPKTAAARLATVRERVMPAVGPLTKDEFHDHFKAALAGTKWEKLKGAHALRHSFISALACKGVDQRIIDEFSGHQTEQQRRRYRHLYPSVTQQAIASVFG